Proteins from one Cryptomeria japonica chromosome 4, Sugi_1.0, whole genome shotgun sequence genomic window:
- the LOC131033744 gene encoding protein neprosin — protein sequence MAMDKRTRRTAAAMYQNYGLLMLMVISEMLISRAVAGRPSTAFDLDAAEVNRVREQEQLHLNIEKHLKHLNKPAVKSIKSPDGDTIDCVHISHQPAFDHALLQNHTIQMKPNGIPDGLFKTGKAARSNGPAMPQLWHANGRCPSGTVPIRRTHKQDILRAKSIESFGRKKNQVSRPVEPKSADPDLLNESGHQHAITYVEGDKYYGAKATINVWEPKTQLSNEFSLSQIWILAGSFDGDLNSIEAGWQVSPDLYGDNNTRLFTYWTSDAYQATGCYNLLCSGFIQISSDIAMGASISPVSNYGGSQYDISILIWKDPKEGNWWMQFGNENVLGYWPAPLFSYLADSASMIEWGGEVVNSEPDGQHTSTQMGSGHFPDEGFGKSSYFRNIQIVDGSNNLRAPKGLGTFTEQSKCYNVQKGYNSDWGNYFYYGGPGKNSDCP from the exons ATGGCTATGGATAAGAGAACCAGAAGAACAGCAGCAGCAATGTACCAAAACTATGGGCTACTTATGTTGATGGTAATTAGTGAAATGTTGATCAGCAGGGCTGTAGCTGGAAGGCCCTCCACAGCATTTGATTTGGATGCAGCTGAGGTGAATAGAGTGAGAGAGCAGGAGCAGCTGCATCTCAATAttgagaagcatctcaagcacctCAATAAGCCTGCTGTTAAAAGCATTAAG AGCCCGGATGGAGATACTATTGACTGTGTGCACATTTCGCACCAGCCGGCTTTTGATCACGCACTTCTCCAAAACCACACCATTCAG ATGAAGCCAAATGGCATTCCAGATGGGCTTTTTAAAACTGGCAAGGCAGCGAGGTCCAATGGTCCTGCCATGCCGCAACTGTGGCATGCCAATGGAAGGTGTCCTTCAGGAACAGTCCCCATTCGCAGGACTCATAAACAAGACATTCTCAGAGCAAAATCTATTGAGAGTTTTGGCCGAAAAAAGAATCAAGTTTCAAGGCCTGTTGAGCCCAAGTCTGCAGATCCTGATTTACTAAATGAGAGTGGGCATCAG CATGCTATAACATATGTTGAAGGAGACAAATACTATGGAGCTAAAGCTACCATAAATGTATGGGAGCCTAAGACTCAGCTTTCAAATGAGTTCAGCTTATCTCAGATTTGGATTTTGGCTGGTTCTTTTGATGGAGATTTAAACAGTATTGAAGCAGGATGGCAA GTTAGCCCAGATCTATATGGGGACAACAATACAAGGCTATTTACATATTGGACC AGTGATGCTTATCAAGCTACTGGATGCTACAACTTGCTTTGCTCAGGATTTATACAAATAAGTAGTGATATTGCAATGGGGGCTAGCATATCTCCTGTTTCAAACTACGGTGGCTCACAATATGATATCAGCATCCTCATTTGGAAG GATCCTAAGGAAGGGAACTGGTGGATGCAATTCGGAAATGAAAATGTTTTAGGATACTGGCCAGCACCGCTATTTTCCTACCTAGCAGACAGTGCCAGCATGATTGAATGGGGTGGCGAGGTTGTTAATTCTGAACCAGATGGTCAACATACTTCCACTCAGATGGGTAGTGGTCATTTCCCAGATGAAGGTTTTGGCAAATCTAGTTACTTCCGCAACATCCAAATTGTGGATGGCTCAAATAATTTAAGAGCACCAAAAGGATTAGGCACCTTCACTGAACAATCCAAATGCTATAATGTCCAGAAAGGCTACAACAGTGACTGGGGAAACTATTTCTACTATGGAGGACCTGGGAAAAATTCCGATTGTCCTTAG